A window from Mytilus galloprovincialis chromosome 8, xbMytGall1.hap1.1, whole genome shotgun sequence encodes these proteins:
- the LOC143085403 gene encoding uncharacterized protein LOC143085403 — protein MSDENPKATPTRGVSQISDDSGIFSLPNTPGTIMLHVSVIFKGVCSKKIQQNFGYTKLHINPDLVLEEIQAIAEGIFSDSKLAELSDTREKHRKTDRLLKHILRKGEGVCKCFLKCLQSESIQAAFILEDLRAFKDKFVPPLTTHNIDIKDIHEHYEDIVKELENTDIIDPLLEYYVLDLDEHDTVVYTDKPNRERNSDLVNILCKKESADWIPGFILVLKDKKYVLLLSLIEHKGKRAPQVFPDRVLYDTTYKMSIKFQGINASKIEVKLARLADIDNLCRQFAKLSVSNIKQGSVLLLVHPISPDIWRKSSEEEKQKLLEEFIYQLIYQSDVKNLIQKEIDVSIEVNEIKNVFGDPAWRVKKSSQLTKEQQKLEDNWTYLVEEMEVKKIIEYFIERDVMTVMERQKIMDLPGRREQAKIFLTILKHKLGEITIEDLIDGLVTTGQTYIGDRLKKEILCIDCLRETYKDPQNYEMILDEMVSSTMLQTVAKFEDKMIPHHILNILTPECGKSRRDRAHLFMQYVLLNDVVLRSFENVLATTNHVVFKVKKKCDDCKPRSSKDASYFETSLVEEKDRVFCSFTVRMETDKSLRIISLKRKKEVIEKKYVKTDRPLYSRLPSEPYMRELKDPTPIIAAIDFGTTYSGFAFSQKKKHAKIITKQWHNSSGSALQSFKTPTSILLLPDGNFHSFGYEAEEKYDVLSNGGDHRSWYFCRHFKMELHSSEILKRDTMIEDVLGKKKTAFDIFSMSIKYLKQEAEKLMLEKGQKVVKENISWIITVPAIWTDAAKQFMRQAAEEASIPSDRLTLALEPEVASIYIGALNVEKSRDACSSDVTLVKSAPGARFMVVDIGGGTVDITVMETATEQRFKQISLASGGPCGGKYVNDNILKYLASLVGEDVMETYRVKNMNDYHVLSNEIEFKKRSWKRGSKLQLDLPVSLVDHFEDTADLTFSDHLKTASQKKVNLRGKHKLRIPEDIAEQFTLSVVSDIISYVRDTLGNVKDISYMVIVGGFADNSLLKQEFKSAFPKNNIIIPDEAGLAVLKGAVLFGRDPSCVITRKCDRTYGTLVYRTFLKDDLREKRVKEKDGDYCKDAFNKLVGIGESISVNEKRSTEMQPIRDGMSKMSIKLYGSTEPNPRYVTDRSCTYLGKIVVDIPHQWRNRDENVIVSMTFGQTEVVVEGKSEHGEHVVTTKLDFLV, from the exons ATGTCAGATGAGAACCCAAAGGCAACACCAACCAGAGGTGTATCACAAATATCTGATG attccGGTATTTTCAGTCTGCCGAATACACCTGGTACTATTATGCTTCACGTGTCTGTGATATTCAAag GTGTATGTAGTAAAAAAATCCAACAAAATTTTGGTTATACAAAACTACATATAAATCCAGACCTAGTTCTCGAGGAAATACAGGCCATTGCGGAGGGTATTTTCTCCGACAGCAAGTTAGCAGAGTTAAGCGATACACGAGAAAAACACAGAAAAACAGACCGCCTCCTAAAACATATACTACGAAAGGGGGAAGGTGTTTGTAAGTGTTTCCTGAAGTGCTTGCAGAGTGAGAGTATCCAAGCAGCATTCATTCTTGAAGATCTGCGAGCTTTCAAAG ATAAATTTGTCCCGCCTTTAACTACACACAATATTGACATAAAAGACATCCATGAGCATTACGAAGATATTGTGAAAGAATTAGAGAACACTGATATAATAGACCCTCTGTTGGAATACTACGTCCTTGATTTGGATGAGCACGACACAGTTGTGTATACAGACAAACCAAACAGAGAGAGGAATTCTGATTTGGTTAACATTCTTTGCAAGAAAGAATCCGCCGACTGGATTCCAGGATTTATTTTGGTACTGAAAGATAAAAAATACGTATTGCTTTTATCTTTAATTGAGCACAAAGGAAAAAGAGCCCCACAAG taTTTCCAGATCGAGTCCTGTATGACACCACCTATAAAATGAGCATAAAATTCCAAGGTATAAATGCAAGTAAGATAGAGGTAAAACTTGCCAGACTCGCCGACATTGATAATTTGTGTCGCCAATTTGCCAAATTATCAGTTAGTAATATCAAACAAGGCTCGGTGCTATTATTGGTCCATCCGATATCTCCAGATATCTGGCGGAAGTCATCAGAGGAAGAGAAGCAGAAACTTTTAGAGGAATTTATATATCAGCTGATTTATCAATCAGATGTAAAAAACCTGATACAGAAAGAGATTGATGTTTCCATTGAAGTTAATGAAATCAAGAATGTATTTGGAGATCCCGCATGGAGAG TAAAGAAATCATCACAGCTTACAAAAGAACAACAAAAACTTGAAGATAACTGGACATATTTGGTTGAAGAAATGGAAGTGAAAAAGATAATCGAATATTTCATAGAGCGTGACGTAATGACTGTCATGGAAAGACAAAAAATAATGGATTTACCTGGAAGACGAGAGCAAGCTAAAATATTTCTTACTATCCTTAAGCATAAGTTGGGGGAAATAACAATTGAAGATTTGATTGATGGATTAGTGACCACTGGACAGACATATATCGGCGATAGATTGAAAAAGGAGATACTCTGTATAG ATTGTTTGAGAGAAACATACAAAGATCCTCAAAACTACGAAATGATCCTGGATGAGATGGTTAGTTCGACAATGCTTCAAACAGTGGCAAAATTTGAAGACAAGATGATCCCTCATCACATCCTGAACATATTAACACCCGAATGTGGCAAATCAAGGAGAGATAGAGCGCATCTATTTATGCAGTATGTTTTGTTGAATGATGTAGTCCTTCGATCATTCGAAAATGTTTTAGCAACCACAAATCATGTTGTTTTCAAGGTCAAGAAAAAATGTGATGATTGCAAACCAAGATCATCGAAAg atgCATCGTATTTTGAAACCAGTCTGGTTGAGGAAAAAGACAGAGTTTTTTGTTCATTCACAGTTAGAATGGAAACTGATA aatcactaagaattatttctttaaaaagaaagaaGGAAGTTATTgagaaaaaatatgtgaaaacaGACAGACCATTATATAGTCGACTTCCAAGTGAACCATACATGCGGGAGCTGAAAG ACCCAACACCTATTATTGCTGCAATAGATTTTGGAACTACATATTCTGGGTTTGCCTTCTCTCAAAAGAAGAAACACGccaagataataacaaaacaatgGCACAATTCTAGTGGTAGTGCCTTGCAGTCGTTTAAGACACCAACAAGTATACTTTTACTACCTGACGGCAATTTCCACTCATTTGGATATGAAGCAGAAGAAAAATACGATGTGTTAAGCAATGGAGGTGATCATAGAAGTTGGTATTTCTGCAGACATTTTAAAATGGAATTGCACTCCTCAGAG ATTTTAAAACGAGATACGATGATAGAAGACGTACTTGGCAAGAAAAAGACCGCTTTTGACATATTTTCCATGTCAATCAAATATCTGAAACAAGAAGCAGAAAAGTTAATGCTTGAAAAAGGACAAAAAGTTGTTAAAGAAAACATATCCTGGATTATCACTGTACCTGCTATCTGGACCGATGCTGCGAAGCAGTTCATGAGACAGGCTGCTGAAGAG GCTTCGATTCCGTCTGATAGATTGACATTAGCGTTAGAACCAGAAGTAGCTAGTATCTACATAGGAGCACTTAATGTTGAGAAGAGTCGGGATGCCTGTAGTTCTGATGTTACACTGGTGAAAAGTGCTCCTGGTGCAAGATTTATGGTTGTTGATATTGGAG gTGGTACTGTGGATATAACAGTAATGGAGACAGCTACAGAACAGCGGTTTAAGCAGATAAGTTTAGCATCCGGGGGACCCTGTGGTGGCAAGTATGTCAATGACAATATCCTCAAGTACCTTGCTTCACTTGTAGGGGAAGATGTCATGGAAACATATCGTGTAAAGAACATGAACGATTACCACGTGTTATCCAatgaaatagaatttaaaaaaagaagttgGAAAAGAGGAAGTAAGCTTCAATTGGACTTGCCCGTCTCATTGGTGGATCATTTCGAAGATACAGCCGATTTAACTTTCTCAGATCATCTGAAAACTGCATCTCAAAAGAAAGTTAACTTGAGAGGAAAACATAAATTGAGGATTCCAGAGGACATTGCTGAGCAGTTTACACTATCAGTAGTTTCTGATATCATTTCATATGTACGCGACACTCTTGGAAATGTAAAAGATATTTCGTATATGGTAATAGTTGGAGGCTTTGCCGATAATAGTTTGTTGAAACAAGAGTTTAAAAGTGCATTTCCAAAGAACAATATAATCATTCCAGACGAAGCTGGTCTTGCTGTTTTGAAAGGAGCGGTTTTATTCGGGCGAGATCCTTCATGTGTTATTACGAGGAAATGCGATAGAACATACGGAACATTAGTGTATAGAACATTTTTGAAAGACGATTTACGCGAAAAAAGGGTGAAAGAGAAAGACGGTGACTATTGCAAAGACGCTTTCAATAAACTTGTTGGAATTGGAGAAAGCATTTCAGTTAACGAAAAAAGATCAACAGAAATGCAGCCAATACGTGACGGCATGTCTAAGATGTCGATAAAGCTATACGGATCAACCGAACCTAATCCCCGATATGTTACAGACAGGTCATGTACCTATTTAGGTAAAATAGTGGTGGACATCCCACATCAATGGAGGAACCGCGATGAAAATGTTATTGTGTCTATGACTTTTGGTCAAACAGAAGTCGTTGTTGAAGGAAAGTCAGAGCATGGTGAACATGTTGTTACTACAAAACTTGATTTCCTTGTTTGA